From a single Brassica napus cultivar Da-Ae chromosome C9, Da-Ae, whole genome shotgun sequence genomic region:
- the LOC106372206 gene encoding uncharacterized protein LOC106372206 codes for MGLIPSQSVEDSHYYTHKIFLFSNYILLGAATSCIFLTLSLRLIPSICGFLLILLHTTTIAAAVSGCTAASCGRNRWYAAHMVATVLTAIFQGSVSVLIFTNTANFLGSLKSYVREEDAAVILKLGGGLCVVIFCLDWVVLVLAFFLKYYAYVEGGDRSVVAVKRSGKVQSDENPKDWPWPFQV; via the coding sequence atggGTTTGATTCCATCTCAATCAGTAGAAGATTCACACTACTACacccacaagatcttcctcttCTCCAACTACATCCTCCTCGGAGCCGCCACGAGCTGcatcttcctcaccctctctcTCCGCCTCATCCCCTCCATCTGCGGCTTCCTCCTCATCCTCCTCCACACAACCACCATCGCCGCCGCCGTCTCCGGCTGCACCGCCGCTTCCTGCGGGAGGAACCGGTGGTACGCCGCTCACATGGTCGCCACCGTGCTCACGGCTATCTTCCAGGGCTCCGTCTCCGTTCTCATCTTCACCAACACGGCCAACTTCCTCGGGAGCCTCAAGTCGTATGTCCGTGAGGAAGACGCCGCGGTGATCTTGAAGCTCGGCGGCGGGCTCTGCGTTGTGATCTTTTGTCTTGATTGGGTTGTGTTGGTATTGGCTTTCTTCTTGAAGTATTACGCTTATGTCGAGGGTGGTGATAGAAGTGTTGTTGCGGTGAAGAGGAGTGGTAAGGTGCAGAGTGATGAGAATCCTAAGGATTGGCCATGGCCTT